A single window of Danaus plexippus chromosome 31, MEX_DaPlex, whole genome shotgun sequence DNA harbors:
- the LOC116778440 gene encoding microtubule-associated protein futsch-like isoform X8, whose translation MNLVLIFALGVLCVNADPHFVRARQPVNDQNFVFKLPDNGLQYTYFEEEELDSFGKPIVKVTFIPEEDIGHGALDLTSGVVERKLNSERKFAQGSSDHRRSRNHGRHHNIAGGVLNDGNSKSYWNSDSESTVDNENESKNYQYSSGSQIESSHSKGKLGRIPHPILRHHPRIPLRSPIQKPGLLPVDNIGIDIGVGAQISGGAKHPIIGRIPKKPWLRGKKPKGGQAPGGRNPDEVITRETETTVVTTDNAKASNEKQSSSTVTKIISETRANSDSPSNNDKPNNVDSNNNKKKPIKKCSKGPRPDDLRKPKHGKRPRGGKYPQEITTSESITTVVTKSSKELSEQDQTSSTTITKKETITQGPDYNSPDEDYQPDDNSPDRNGGQPGGKKPKGGKKPKGGNQPNKESPDDDDNSPDRNGGQPGDKKPKGGKKPKGGNQPNKESPDNDDNSPDRNGGQPGGKKPKGGKKPKGGNQPNNESPDDDDNSPDSNDGQPGGKKPKGGKKPKGGNQPNNESPDDDDQPDDNSPDRNGGQPGGKKPKGGKKPKGGNQPNNESPDDDDNSPDSNDGQPGGKKPKGGKKPKGGNQPDNESPDDDDQPDDNSPDRNGGQPGGKKPKGGKKPKGGNQPNKESPDDDGNSPDRNGGQPGGKKPKGGKKPKGGNKPSDGNPPGQTTTTVTTKTTTETTASASSPSGSPNNQQPSDDQPDVKDQPQENKPSDDKKPKAGKQPKEVSPDDNKQPDDQSPKKPKGGNQPNNESPDDDDQPDDNSPDRNGGQPGGKKPKGGKKPKGGNKPSDGNPPGQTTTTVTTKTTTETTASASSPSGSPNNQQPSDDQPDVKDQPQENKPSDDKKPKAGKQPKEVSPDDNKQPDDQSPKKPKGGSQPNNESPDDDNQPDDNSPDRNGGQPGGKKPKGGKKPKGGNQPNNESPDDDDNSPDSNDGQPGGKKPKGGKKPKGGNKPSDGNPPGQTTTTVTTKTTTETTASASSPSGSPNNQQPSDDQPDVKDQPQENKPSDDKKPKAGKQPKEVSPDDNKQPDDQSPKKPKGGNQPNNESPDDDDNSPDSNDGQPGGKKPKGGKKPKGGNKPSDGNPPGQTTTTVTTKTTTETTASASSPSGSPNNQQPSDDQPDVKDQPQENKPSDDKKPKAGKQPKEVSPDDNKQPDDQSPKKPKGGNQPNNESPDDDDNSPNSNSPDRNGGQPGGKKPKGGKKPKGGNQPNNESPDDDDQPDDNSPDRNGGQPGGKKPKGGKKPKGGNQPNNESPDDDDQPDDNSPDRNGGQPGGKKPKGGKKPKGGNQPNNESPDDDDNSPDSNDGQPGGKKPKGGKKPKGGNQPNNESPDDDDQPDDNSPDRNGGQPGGKKPKGGKKPKGGNQPNNKSPVDDDQPDEDSPDSNDGQPGGKKPKGGKKPKGGNQPNNESPDDDDQPDDNSPDRNGGQPGGKKPKGGKKPKGGNQPNNESQDDDDQPDDNSPDRNGGQPGGKKPKGGKKPKGGNQPNNESPDDDDNSPDSNDGQPGGKKPKGGKKPKGGNQPNNESPDDDDQPDDNSPDRNGGQPGGKKPKGGKKPKGGNQPNNESPDNDDQPDDNSPDRNGGQPGGKKPKGGKKPKGGNKPSDGNPPGQTTTTVTTKTTTETTASASSPSGSPNNQQPSDDQPDVKDQPQENKPSDDKKPKAGKQPKEVSPDDNKQPDDQSPKKPKGGSQPNNESPDDDNQPDDNSPDRNGGQPGGKKPKCGKKPKGGNQPNNESPDDDDNSPDSNDGQPGGKKPKGGKKPKGGNQPNNESPDDDDNSPDSNDGQPGGKKPKGGKKPKGGNQPNNESPDDDDQPDDNSPDRNGGQPGGKKPKGGKKPKGGNQPNNESPDDDDNSPDSNDGQPGGKKPKGGKKPKGGNQPNNGSPDDDDNSPDSNDGQPGGKKPKGGKKPKGGNQPNNESPDDDDNSPDSNDGQPGGKKPKGGKKPKGGNQPNNESPDDDDQPDDNSPDRNGGQPGGKKPKGGKKPKGGNKPSDGNPPGQTTTTVTTKTTTETTASASSPSGSPNNQQPSDDQPDVKDQPQENKPSDDKKPKAGKQPKEVSPDDNKQPDDQSPKKPKGGSQPNNESPDDDNQPDDNSPDRNGGQPGGKKPKGGKKPKGGNQPNNESPDDDDNSPDSNDGQPGGKKPKGGKKPKGGNQPNNESPDDDDQPDDNSPDRNGGQPGGKKPKGGKKPKGGNKPSDGNPPGQTTTTVTTKTTTETTASASSPSGSPNNQQPSDDQPDVKDQPQENKPSDDKKPKAGKQPKEVSPDDNKQPDDQSPKKPKGGNQPNNESPDDDDNSPDSNDGQPGGKKPKGGKKPKGGNQPNNESPDDDDNSPDSNDGQPGGKKPKGGKKPKGGNQPNNESPDDDDNSPDSNDGQPGGKKPKGGKKPKGGNQPNNESPDDDDNSPDSNDGQPGGKKPKGGKKPKGGNQPNNESPDDDDNSPDSNDGQPGGKKPKGGKKPKGGNQPNNESPDDDDNSPDSNDGQPGGKKPKGGKKPKGGNKPSDGNPPGQTTTTVTTKTTTETTASASSPSGSPNNQQPSDDQPDVKDQPQENKPSDDKKPKAGKQPKEVSPDDNKQPDDQSPKKPKGGSQPNNESPDDDNQPDDNSPDRNGGQPGGKKPKGGKKPKGGNQPNNESPDDDDQPDDNSPDRNGGQPGGKKPKGGKKPKGGNQPNNESPDDDDNSPDSNDGQPGGKKPKGGKKPKGGNQPNNESPDDDDNSPDSNDGQPGGKKPKGGKKPKGGNQPNNESPDDDDNSPDSNDGQPGGKKPKGGKKPKGGNQPNNESPDDDDNSPDSNDGQPGGKKPKGGKKPKGGNQPNNESPDDDDQPDDNSPDRNGGQPGGKKPKGGKKPKGGNQPNNESPDDDDQPDDNSPDRNGGQPGGPASKPDGKKPNSAEKGPNSSRKPDSSRPKGKKPRHGGIRPGRPTLIPPRGGRYPPGFIPKQPGRNRICVCFNSFSDMPAELRSQFRLY comes from the exons ATGAATTTGGTGCTTATCTTCGCGCTGGGT GTGCTGTGTGTTAACGCAGACCCCCATTTCGTAAGAGCGAGACAACCAGTCA atgATCAGAATTTCGTGTTCAAACTCCCAG ATAATGGTTTACAATACACGTACTTCGAGGAAGAAGAATTGGACAGTTTTGGTAAACCAATAGTGAAAGTGACTTTCATACCAGAAG AGGACATTGGCCATGGCGCACTTGACTTGACGTCTGGGGTTGTGGAAAGAAAGCTCAACTCTGAAAGGAAATTCGCCCAAGGTTCAAGCGATCACCGCAGATCAAGGAACCATGGACGACACCATAACATCGCTGGTGGTGTCCTAAATGATGGTAACAGCAAGAGCTATTGGAACTCAGATTCGGAATCAACCGttgataatgaaaatgaaagcAAAAATTACCAATACAGTTCCG gTTCTCAAATTGAATCGTCACACTCCAAGGGAAAACTTGGACGTATTCCTCACCCAATACTGAGACACCATCCACGGATTCCGTTACGATCACCAATACAGAAACCCGGACTTCTCCCGGTCGATAATATTGGTATCGACATTGGCGTCGGAGCTCAAATCTCAGgag gggCGAAACATCCAATAATTGGAAGGATTCCAAAGAAGCCTTGGTTGCGAGGGAAGAAACCTAAAGGTGGACAGGCACCTGGCGGGAGAAACCCTGACGAAGTTATAACAAGAGAAACTGAAACAACCGTTGTGACTACAGATAATGCCAAGGCATCAAACGAAAAACAGAGTTCCTCCACCGTGACTAAGATCATATCAGAAACAAGAGCCAATTCGG aTTCTCCATCGAATAACGACAAGCCAAATAACGTTGATTCTAACAACAATAAGAAAAAACCAATTAAAAAGTGTTCGAAAg GACCTCGGCCAGATGATTTGAGGAAACCAAAACATGGCAAGAGACCAAGAGGAGGCAAATATCCTCAGGAAATAACAACTAGCGAATCGATAACGACAGTCGTAACCAAATCTAGCAAGGAATTATCTGAGCAAGACCAAACCAGTTCAACGACAATAACCAAGAAAGAAACAATAACGCAAG GACCTGACTATAACTCGCCAGACGAGGACTATCAACCCGACGACAACAGCCCTGACAGGAACGGTGGCCAGCCAGGAGGCAAGAAACCCAAGGGTGGCAAGAAACCCAAAGGTGGAAATCAACCCAACAAAGAGTCACCGGATGATGACGACAACAGCCCTGACAGGAACGGTGGCCAGCCAGGAGACAAGAAACCCAAGGGTGGCAAGAAACCCAAAGGTGGAAATCAACCCAACAAAGAGTCACCGGATAATGACGACAACAGCCCTGACAGGAACGGTGGCCAGCCAGGAGGCAAGAAACCCAAGGGTGGCAAGAAACCCAAAGGTGGAAATCAACCCAACAATGAGTCACCGGATGATGACGACAACAGCCCTGACAGCAACGATGGCCAGCCAGGAGGCAAGAAACCCAAGGGTGGCAAGAAACCCAAAGGTGGAAATCAACCCAACAATGAGTCACCGGATGATGACGACCAACCCGACGACAACAGCCCTGATAGGAACGGTGGCCAGCCAGGAGGCAAGAAACCCAAGGGTGGCAAGAAACCCAAAGGTGGAAATCAACCCAACAATGAGTCACCGGATGATGACGACAACAGCCCTGACAGCAACGATGGCCAGCCAGGAGGCAAGAAACCCAAGGGTGGCAAGAAACCCAAAGGTGGAAATCAACCCGACAATGAGTCACCGGATGATGACGACCAACCCGACGACAACAGCCCTGACAGGAACGGTGGCCAGCCAGGAGGCAAGAAACCCAAGGGTGGCAAGAAACCCAAAGGTGGAAATCAACCCAACAAAGAGTCACCGGATGATGACGGCAACAGCCCTGACAGGAACGGTGGCCAGCCAGGAGGCAAGAAACCCAAGGGTGGCAAGAAACCCAAAG GTGGAAATAAACCCAGTGACGGAAACCCGCCTGGACAAACAACAACCACAGTCACAACAAAGACGACAACAGAAACAACCGCTTCCGCCA gCTCGCCATCTGGTAGTCCCAATAACCAACAACCCAGTGACGACCAACCGGATGTAAAAGATCAGCCACAAGAAAACAAACCCAGTGATGACAAAAAACCTAAAGCTGGAAAGCAACCCAAAGAAGTTTCACCAGACGATAATAAACAGCCCGACGACCAGAGCCCAAAGAAACCCAAAG GTGGAAATCAACCCAACAATGAGTCACCGGATGATGACGACCAACCCGACGACAACAGCCCTGACAGGAACGGTGGCCAGCCAGGAGGCAAGAAACCCAAGGGTGGCAAGAAACCCAAAGGTGGAAATAAACCCAGTGACGGAAACCCGCCTGGACAAACAACAACCACAGTCACAACAAAGACGACAACAGAAACAACCGCTTCCGCCA gCTCGCCATCTGGTAGTCCCAATAACCAACAACCCAGTGACGACCAACCGGATGTAAAAGATCAGCCACAAGAAAACAAACCCAGTGATGACAAAAAACCTAAAGCTGGAAAGCAACCCAAAGAAGTTTCACCAGACGATAATAAACAGCCCGACGACCAGAGCCCAAAGAAACCCAAAGGTGGAAGTCAACCCAACAATGAGTCACCGGATGATGACAACCAACCCGACGACAACAGCCCTGACAGGAACGGTGGCCAGCCAGGAGGCAAGAAACCCAAGGGTGGCAAGAAACCCAAAGGTGGAAATCAACCCAACAATGAGTCACCGGATGATGACGACAACAGCCCTGACAGCAACGATGGCCAGCCAGGAGGCAAGAAACCCAAGGGTGGCAAGAAACCCAAAGGTGGAAATAAGCCCAGTGACGGAAACCCGCCTGGACAAACAACAACCACAGTCACAACAAAGACGACAACAGAAACAACCGCTTCCGCCA gCTCGCCATCTGGTAGTCCCAATAACCAACAACCCAGTGACGACCAACCGGATGTAAAAGATCAGCCACAAGAAAACAAACCCAGTGATGACAAAAAACCTAAAGCTGGAAAGCAACCCAAAGAAGTTTCACCAGACGATAATAAACAGCCCGACGACCAGAGCCCAAAGAAACCCAAAG GTGGAAATCAACCCAACAATGAGTCACCGGATGATGACGACAACAGCCCTGACAGCAACGATGGCCAGCCAGGAGGCAAGAAACCCAAGGGTGGCAAGAAACCCAAAGGTGGAAATAAACCCAGTGACGGAAACCCGCCTGGACAAACAACAACCACAGTCACAACAAAGACGACAACAGAAACAACCGCTTCCGCCA gCTCGCCATCTGGTAGTCCCAATAACCAACAACCCAGTGACGACCAACCGGATGTAAAAGATCAGCCACAAGAAAACAAACCCAGTGATGACAAAAAACCTAAAGCTGGAAAGCAACCCAAAGAAGTTTCACCAGACGATAATAAACAGCCCGACGACCAGAGCCCAAAGAAACCCAAAGGTGGAAATCAACCCAACAATGAGTCACCGGATGATGACGACAACAGCCCTAACAGCAACAGCCCTGACAGGAACGGTGGCCAGCCAGGAGGCAAGAAACCCAAGGGTGGCAAGAAACCCAAAG GTGGAAATCAACCCAACAATGAGTCACCGGATGATGACGACCAACCCGACGACAACAGCCCTGACAGGAACGGTGGCCAGCCAGGAGGCAAGAAACCCAAGGGTGGCAAGAAACCCAAAGGTGGAAATCAACCCAACAATGAGTCACCGGATGATGACGACCAACCCGACGACAACAGCCCTGACAGGAACGGTGGCCAGCCAGGAGGCAAGAAACCCAAGGGTGGCAAGAAACCCAAAGGTGGAAATCAACCCAACAATGAGTCACCGGATGATGACGACAACAGCCCTGACAGCAACGATGGCCAGCCAGGAGGCAAGAAACCCAAGGGTGGCAAGAAACCCAAAGGTGGAAATCAACCCAACAATGAGTCACCGGATGATGACGACCAACCCGACGACAACAGCCCTGACAGGAACGGTGGCCAGCCAGGAGGCAAGAAACCCAAGGGTGGCAAGAAACCCAAAGGTGGAAATCAACCCAACAATAAGTCACCGGTTGATGACGACCAACCCGACGAAGACAGCCCTGACAGCAACGATGGCCAGCCAGGAGGCAAGAAACCCAAGGGTGGCAAGAAACCCAAAGGTGGAAATCAACCCAACAATGAGTCACCGGATGATGACGACCAACCCGACGACAACAGCCCTGACAGGAACGGTGGCCAGCCAGGAGGCAAGAAACCCAAGGGTGGCAAGAAACCCAAAGGTGGAAATCAACCCAACAATGAGTCACAGGATGATGACGACCAACCCGACGACAACAGCCCTGACAGGAACGGTGGCCAGCCAGGAGGCAAGAAACCCAAGGGTGGCAAGAAACCCAAAGGTGGAAATCAACCCAACAATGAGTCACCGGATGATGACGACAACAGCCCTGACAGCAACGATGGCCAGCCAGGAGGCAAGAAACCCAAGGGTGGCAAGAAACCCAAAGGTGGAAATCAACCCAACAATGAGTCACCGGATGATGACGACCAACCCGACGACAACAGCCCTGACAGGAACGGTGGCCAGCCAGGAGGCAAGAAACCCAAGGGTGGCAAGAAACCCAAAG GTGGAAATCAACCCAACAATGAGTCACCGGATAATGACGACCAACCCGACGACAACAGCCCTGACAGGAACGGTGGCCAGCCAGGAGGCAAGAAACCCAAGGGTGGCAAGAAACCCAAAGGTGGAAATAAACCCAGTGACGGAAACCCGCCTGGACAAACAACAACCACAGTCACAACAAAGACGACAACAGAAACAACCGCTTCCGCCA gCTCGCCATCTGGTAGTCCCAATAACCAACAACCCAGTGACGACCAACCGGATGTAAAAGATCAGCCACAAGAAAACAAACCCAGTGATGACAAAAAACCTAAAGCTGGAAAGCAACCCAAAGAAGTTTCACCAGACGATAATAAACAGCCCGACGACCAGAGCCCAAAGAAACCCAAAGGTGGAAGTCAACCCAACAATGAGTCACCGGATGATGACAACCAACCCGACGACAACAGCCCTGACAGGAACGGTGGCCAGCCAGGAGGCAAGAAACCCAAGTGTGGCAAGAAACCCAAAGGTGGAAATCAACCCAACAATGAGTCACCGGATGATGACGACAACAGCCCTGACAGCAACGATGGCCAGCCAGGAGGCAAGAAACCCAAGGGTGGCAAGAAACCCAAAGGTGGAAATCAACCCAACAATGAGTCACCGGATGATGACGACAACAGCCCTGACAGCAACGATGGCCAGCCAGGAGGCAAGAAACCCAAGGGTGGCAAGAAACCCAAAGGTGGAAATCAACCCAACAATGAGTCACCGGATGATGACGACCAACCCGACGACAACAGCCCTGACAGGAACGGTGGCCAGCCAGGAGGCAAGAAACCCAAGGGTGGCAAGAAACCCAAAGGTGGAAATCAACCCAACAATGAGTCACCGGATGATGACGACAACAGCCCTGACAGCAACGATGGCCAGCCAGGAGGCAAGAAACCCAAGGGTGGCAAGAAACCCAAAGGTGGAAATCAACCCAACAATGGGTCACCGGATGATGACGACAACAGCCCTGACAGCAACGATGGCCAGCCAGGAGGCAAGAAACCCAAGGGTGGCAAGAAACCCAAAGGTGGAAATCAACCCAACAATGAGTCACCGGATGATGACGACAACAGCCCTGACAGCAACGATGGCCAGCCAGGAGGCAAGAAACCCAAGGGTGGCAAGAAACCCAAAGGTGGAAATCAACCCAACAATGAGTCACCGGATGATGACGACCAACCCGACGACAACAGCCCTGACAGGAACGGTGGCCAGCCAGGAGGCAAGAAACCCAAGGGTGGCAAGAAACCCAAAG GTGGAAATAAACCCAGTGACGGAAACCCGCCTGGACAAACAACAACCACAGTCACAACAAAGACGACAACAGAAACAACCGCTTCCGCCA gCTCGCCATCTGGTAGTCCCAATAACCAACAACCCAGTGACGACCAACCGGATGTAAAAGATCAGCCACAAGAAAACAAACCCAGTGATGACAAAAAACCTAAAGCTGGAAAGCAACCCAAAGAAGTTTCACCAGACGATAATAAACAGCCCGACGACCAGAGCCCAAAGAAACCCAAAGGTGGAAGTCAACCCAACAATGAGTCACCGGATGATGACAACCAACCCGACGACAACAGCCCTGACAGGAACGGTGGCCAGCCAGGAGGCAAGAAACCCAAGGGTGGCAAGAAACCCAAAGGTGGAAATCAACCCAACAATGAGTCACCGGATGATGACGACAACAGCCCTGACAGCAACGATGGCCAGCCAGGAGGCAAGAAACCCAAGGGTGGCAAGAAACCCAAAGGTGGAAATCAACCCAACAATGAGTCACCGGATGATGACGACCAACCCGACGACAACAGCCCTGACAGGAACGGTGGCCAGCCAGGAGGCAAGAAACCCAAGGGTGGCAAGAAACCCAAAG GTGGAAATAAACCCAGTGACGGAAACCCGCCTGGACAAACAACAACCACAGTCACAACAAAGACGACAACAGAAACAACCGCTTCCGCCA gCTCGCCATCTGGTAGTCCCAATAACCAACAACCCAGTGACGACCAACCGGATGTAAAAGATCAGCCACAAGAAAACAAACCCAGTGATGACAAAAAACCTAAAGCTGGAAAGCAACCCAAAGAAGTTTCACCAGACGATAATAAACAGCCCGACGACCAGAGCCCAAAGAAACCCAAAGGTGGAAATCAACCCAACAATGAGTCACCGGATGATGACGACAACAGCCCTGACAGCAACGATGGCCAGCCAGGAGGCAAGAAACCCAAGGGTGGCAAGAAACCCAAAGGTGGAAATCAACCCAACAATGAGTCACCGGATGATGACGACAACAGCCCTGACAGCAACGATGGCCAGCCAGGAGGCAAGAAACCCAAGGGTGGCAAGAAACCCAAAGGTGGAAATCAACCCAACAATGAGTCACCGGATGATGACGACAACAGCCCTGACAGCAACGATGGCCAGCCAGGAGGCAAGAAACCCAAGGGTGGCAAGAAACCCAAAGGTGGAAATCAACCCAACAATGAGTCACCGGATGATGACGACAACAGCCCTGACAGCAACGATGGCCAGCCAGGAGGCAAGAAACCCAAGGGTGGCAAGAAACCCAAAGGTGGAAATCAACCCAACAATGAGTCACCGGATGATGACGACAACAGCCCTGACAGCAACGATGGCCAGCCAGGAGGCAAGAAACCCAAGGGTGGCAAGAAACCCAAAGGTGGAAATCAACCCAACAATGAGTCACCGGATGATGACGACAACAGCCCTGACAGCAACGATGGCCAGCCAGGAGGCAAGAAACCCAAGGGTGGCAAGAAACCCAAAGGTGGAAATAAACCCAGTGACGGAAACCCGCCTGGACAAACAACAACCACAGTCACAACAAAGACGACAACAGAAACAACCGCTTCCGCCA gCTCGCCATCTGGTAGTCCCAATAACCAACAACCCAGTGACGACCAACCGGATGTAAAAGATCAGCCACAAGAAAACAAACCCAGTGATGACAAAAAACCTAAAGCTGGAAAGCAACCCAAAGAAGTTTCACCAGACGATAATAAACAGCCCGACGACCAGAGCCCAAAGAAACCCAAAGGTGGAAGTCAACCCAACAATGAGTCACCGGATGATGACAACCAACCCGACGACAACAGCCCTGACAGGAACGGTGGCCAGCCAGGAGGCAAGAAACCCAAGGGTGGCAAGAAACCCAAAGGTGGAAATCAACCCAACAATGAGTCACCGGATGATGACGACCAACCCGACGACAACAGCCCTGACAGGAACGGTGGCCAGCCAGGAGGCAAGAAACCCAAGGGTGGCAAGAAACCCAAAGGTGGAAATCAACCCAACAATGAGTCACCGGATGATGACGACAACAGCCCTGACAGCAACGATGGCCAGCCAGGAGGCAAGAAACCCAAGGGTGGCAAGAAACCCAAAGGTGGAAATCAACCCAACAATGAGTCACCGGATGATGACGACAACAGCCCTGACAGCAACGATGGCCAGCCAGGAGGCAAGAAACCCAAGGGTGGCAAGAAACCCAAAGGTGGAAATCAACCCAACAATGAGTCACCGGATGATGACGACAACAGCCCTGACAGCAACGATGGCCAGCCAGGAGGCAAGAAACCCAAGGGTGGCAAGAAACCCAAAGGTGGAAATCAACCCAACAATGAGTCACCGGATGATGACGACAACAGCCCTGACAGCAACGATGGCCAGCCAGGAGGCAAGAAACCTAAGGGTGGCAAGAAACCCAAAGGTGGAAATCAACCCAACAATGAGTCACCGGATGATGACGACCAACCCGACGACAACAGCCCTGACAGGAACGGTGGCCAGCCAGGAGGCAAGAAACCCAAGGGTGGCAAGAAACCCAAAGGTGGAAATCAACCCAACAATGAGTCACCGGATGATGACGACCAACCCGACGACAACAGCCCTGACAGGAACGGTGGCCAGCCAGGAG GTCCAGCTAGTAAACCCGATGGTAAAAAACCAAATTCAGCCGAAAAAGGCCCCAATAGTTCACGTAAACCTGATTCAAGTCGTCCGAAAGGCAAAAAGCCAAGACATGGTGGTATCAGACCCGGCAGACCTACCCTAATTCCTCCACGTGGTG GTCGATACCCACCAGGATTCATCCCCAAGCAGCCAGGTCGCAACCGCATCTGCGTGTGCTTCAACAGCTTTAGCGACATGCCGGCAGAACTCAGATCCCAATTCCGATTATACTGA